A single window of Anaerocolumna chitinilytica DNA harbors:
- a CDS encoding carbohydrate ABC transporter permease encodes MKQLYKFLVSKLRARKLRRRNRSLMGDIGLTLVLVFFGLFSLFPLIFTVVNAFKPLSEIFIIPPKMTVENPTLNNFFDLATIVESFNVPLSRYIFNTGVITVLGTFGTVLLGSMAAFPLAKYTFPGSKLMSNIIVYALMFNASVTAIPNYLIMSKLGMIDTYWAVILPAIGSTLGLYLMKNFMVQIPDEMLEAAKIDGAGEFKTYWSVVMPLCKPAWITLIILSFQQMWGTTGGVFIYTEELKPVTYVLQQLVSGGISRTGVSSAISFIMLLVPITVFVLSQSNVIETMATSGVKG; translated from the coding sequence ATGAAACAATTATATAAGTTTCTTGTATCAAAGCTGCGTGCAAGAAAATTAAGAAGAAGAAACCGAAGCCTTATGGGAGATATCGGTCTTACGCTGGTGCTTGTTTTCTTTGGTTTGTTCAGCCTCTTTCCCCTCATATTTACAGTGGTAAATGCATTTAAGCCTTTAAGTGAAATCTTTATCATACCTCCTAAAATGACGGTGGAAAATCCTACCCTGAATAACTTTTTTGACCTGGCAACTATTGTGGAAAGCTTTAATGTGCCTTTATCAAGATATATATTCAATACGGGTGTTATTACGGTTCTCGGAACCTTCGGAACCGTGCTTCTTGGTTCTATGGCTGCCTTTCCCCTGGCGAAATATACTTTTCCGGGTTCCAAACTGATGAGCAATATCATAGTTTATGCCCTGATGTTTAACGCCTCCGTAACGGCAATACCCAATTACCTGATTATGAGCAAGCTTGGTATGATAGATACTTATTGGGCGGTCATCCTGCCGGCTATAGGATCGACCCTTGGTCTGTACCTGATGAAGAATTTTATGGTACAGATACCGGATGAGATGCTGGAGGCTGCTAAAATTGACGGAGCAGGAGAATTTAAGACTTACTGGAGCGTGGTTATGCCTTTGTGCAAGCCTGCGTGGATTACCTTAATAATCCTGTCCTTTCAACAGATGTGGGGTACTACCGGAGGTGTATTTATCTATACGGAAGAATTAAAGCCTGTAACTTATGTGCTCCAACAGCTGGTAAGCGGCGGTATATCCCGTACCGGTGTATCCTCTGCCATATCCTTTATTATGCTGCTGGTTCCCATAACAGTATTCGTTTTGTCACAGAGTAATGTTA
- a CDS encoding carbohydrate ABC transporter permease has protein sequence MKKKKEPLSLVWKHHKYKYLLIAPFATIFIVFTLIPVVVSIVLSFTSFNMVEAPSFNGLTNYINLLVRDDVFLIAIKNTLLFALITGPISYIMCFLFAWMINELPPVPRSIITLVFYAPSISGNAYMIWKLIFSSDTYGWANAWLLKLGFIQSRILWFETAKYVMPILIVVQLWLSLGVSFLAFIAGLQNVDKSWYEAAAVEGVRNRWQELWYITLPSMKPQLMFGAVMQITGSLSVSQISIDLAGFPSASYAGHTILTHLHDYGNVRYELGYACTIAVILFFIMLLCNIIVQKLLRKLG, from the coding sequence TTGAAAAAGAAGAAAGAGCCTTTATCACTGGTATGGAAGCATCATAAGTACAAATATCTGCTCATTGCACCTTTTGCAACGATATTTATTGTATTTACACTGATTCCGGTAGTTGTTTCCATTGTTTTAAGCTTTACATCCTTTAACATGGTGGAAGCTCCCAGTTTTAACGGGCTGACCAATTACATAAATCTCTTGGTGCGGGATGACGTATTCCTGATTGCCATTAAGAATACGCTGCTGTTTGCTTTGATAACCGGCCCTATCAGCTATATTATGTGCTTTTTGTTTGCCTGGATGATTAATGAGCTGCCCCCGGTTCCAAGGTCCATCATTACCCTGGTATTTTATGCCCCCTCTATTTCGGGTAATGCCTATATGATATGGAAACTGATTTTCTCTTCCGATACTTACGGATGGGCAAATGCCTGGCTGTTAAAGCTGGGATTTATCCAGAGCCGTATCCTATGGTTTGAAACTGCCAAGTATGTTATGCCCATATTGATTGTGGTACAGCTGTGGTTAAGTCTTGGCGTTAGCTTCCTGGCTTTTATTGCAGGGCTTCAGAACGTAGATAAGTCCTGGTATGAAGCGGCAGCGGTGGAGGGGGTCAGGAACCGCTGGCAGGAACTCTGGTATATAACCTTACCCTCTATGAAGCCCCAGCTTATGTTCGGTGCGGTTATGCAGATTACAGGTTCCCTGTCGGTTTCACAGATTTCCATTGATCTGGCAGGCTTCCCTTCTGCCAGTTATGCAGGGCATACCATTCTGACACATCTCCATGACTACGGTAATGTGAGATATGAGTTGGGCTATGCGTGTACCATTGCAGTGATTCTGTTTTTTATAATGCTCCTATGCAATATTATAGTACAGAAGCTGCTTCGTAAATTAGGCTAG
- a CDS encoding extracellular solute-binding protein: MKSKKSLIILLITVLFVIIAVTALILNKDHSKGMYAVPASNAAVYDTSYKEYLDQNGYNGTILDTSLQVNLNSFKTTGGMTAEKTDKGLATGDSGSITWTFEVQTEGFYNLQIGYIPRTGTTSDIQRRLLLNGEICYDGLEQVVFKRFWTDGEIKSKNGNEIRPNTKEIYKETKIYVEDSERRTGEPYVFYLKKGTNTLTFEAIKEPVEFTSIIFQKAEKPAAYAEVINQLKEKYPVYDGKNIICQAERAEGGTSYIEKNSSSINIQKNYSDSLLYPYHPYKIKYNTIGANNWKQPGNAISWDITVPKEGLYELTFKGRQNLKRGVTSVRRLYINGTVPYSEMDAVNFDYSSSMSNYTITGSDGTPYLFYLKAGTNTISLECVMGDFGGIINDVEESMYRLNQMYLKVTQITGQTPDKFIDYQIAKKIPDFQQTMTEEEARLYQIVDNLVAITGEKGENTSLLEKMAVEAKGLAKNPESVVEEVAQLKENISALATWLVNISEMPLELDSFILSSPGGDLPRAKSSFMESAYYGTIRFFSTFFAKISQVSEKEDTAGGDTIKVWMVNAGTAANVQSIGREQAQIIQNLIDEKFTPENNINIDLQLIPVDVVLRAALAGNSPDAVIGLNQATLLDFAMRGAVVDLSKLDGFSEATGKYYKSELDAASYLGSVYGIPEQADFMMLFTRDDILKAIGAETPKTWEDVKAILPVLKKNNYEFFLPNAQGAPNFYPSLVYQFGGNLYKGTGNDYGIAGNLGTDAAMEAFKTYTDFFTNYGFNPNVDFSTRFRTGEMPIGVIKYTTYCQLEVFAPEIKGLWSFTTLPGVKGEDGAVNDSYVIETVNSAILNTSKKKEAAWKFVKWWNNTETQLQYANTVESVMGTSARYPAADPEVIKRLPWSNAELTQILSQMQSTVGIPAVPGNYMLTRMVLYSFNNVVAEGANPRETLYLNLKTIDKEITNKRREFHLSVQK, encoded by the coding sequence ATGAAATCGAAGAAGTCCTTAATAATACTTCTAATAACCGTATTATTCGTAATTATTGCGGTTACTGCCTTGATTTTAAATAAGGATCATTCTAAGGGAATGTATGCAGTTCCAGCCTCAAATGCCGCTGTTTATGACACGTCCTATAAGGAATATCTCGACCAGAATGGTTATAACGGAACGATTCTGGATACCAGTCTGCAAGTAAATCTGAATTCTTTTAAGACAACAGGCGGCATGACAGCAGAAAAGACGGACAAAGGTCTGGCAACAGGTGACAGTGGTTCTATAACCTGGACCTTTGAGGTTCAGACAGAAGGTTTTTACAATCTTCAGATAGGGTATATTCCTCGTACAGGAACCACCTCGGATATTCAAAGAAGACTTCTTCTTAACGGCGAAATATGTTATGACGGTCTGGAACAGGTGGTGTTTAAACGTTTTTGGACCGATGGTGAAATTAAGAGCAAAAACGGAAATGAAATAAGACCAAATACAAAAGAAATCTATAAGGAAACAAAGATTTATGTGGAAGATTCCGAAAGAAGAACAGGAGAGCCTTACGTATTTTATTTAAAAAAGGGTACCAATACCTTAACTTTTGAAGCTATTAAAGAGCCCGTTGAATTTACGTCAATTATCTTTCAAAAAGCAGAAAAGCCGGCAGCTTACGCAGAGGTTATTAACCAATTAAAAGAAAAGTATCCGGTATATGACGGTAAAAACATTATTTGCCAGGCAGAACGTGCAGAAGGCGGCACTTCCTATATTGAAAAAAATTCATCTTCTATTAATATTCAGAAGAATTACTCAGATTCTCTGCTATATCCGTATCACCCGTATAAGATTAAATACAACACCATTGGAGCAAACAACTGGAAACAGCCGGGTAATGCGATATCCTGGGATATTACCGTTCCAAAAGAAGGACTTTATGAATTGACTTTTAAGGGCAGACAGAATCTGAAGAGGGGTGTAACCTCGGTTAGAAGATTGTACATAAACGGAACGGTTCCTTATTCGGAAATGGATGCCGTTAATTTCGATTACAGCAGCAGTATGTCAAATTATACGATAACAGGGTCTGATGGAACACCCTATCTCTTTTATCTGAAGGCAGGAACCAACACCATCAGTCTGGAATGTGTAATGGGGGATTTCGGAGGCATTATTAACGATGTGGAAGAAAGTATGTACCGGTTGAACCAGATGTATCTGAAAGTGACACAGATAACCGGACAGACACCGGATAAGTTCATTGATTATCAGATTGCGAAGAAAATCCCGGATTTTCAGCAGACTATGACAGAGGAAGAAGCAAGGCTGTATCAGATAGTTGATAACCTGGTTGCAATCACCGGAGAAAAAGGGGAAAACACCAGTCTTCTTGAGAAAATGGCAGTAGAAGCGAAGGGACTTGCCAAAAATCCTGAAAGCGTAGTGGAAGAAGTAGCGCAGCTGAAGGAGAATATTTCAGCTCTGGCAACCTGGCTGGTCAACATCTCCGAGATGCCTCTGGAGCTTGACAGCTTTATCCTGTCGTCACCGGGCGGGGACTTGCCGAGAGCGAAGAGCAGCTTTATGGAAAGTGCTTATTACGGAACAATCCGTTTCTTCTCCACTTTCTTTGCTAAGATAAGCCAGGTAAGTGAGAAAGAGGATACAGCAGGGGGCGATACCATAAAAGTTTGGATGGTCAACGCCGGAACGGCAGCTAATGTGCAGAGCATCGGCAGGGAGCAGGCGCAGATTATTCAGAACCTTATTGATGAGAAATTTACACCGGAAAATAATATTAATATCGACCTGCAGTTAATTCCTGTGGATGTGGTATTAAGGGCGGCTCTTGCCGGTAACAGTCCCGATGCAGTTATCGGGCTTAACCAGGCAACCCTGCTGGATTTTGCCATGCGCGGTGCGGTGGTGGATTTATCAAAGCTGGACGGGTTTTCGGAAGCCACCGGCAAATATTATAAGAGTGAGCTGGATGCTGCTTCTTATCTTGGCAGCGTATACGGTATACCGGAACAGGCGGATTTTATGATGCTGTTTACGAGAGATGATATTCTAAAGGCTATAGGAGCAGAAACGCCAAAAACCTGGGAGGATGTAAAAGCAATCCTACCGGTTTTAAAGAAAAATAACTATGAATTTTTCCTTCCGAATGCCCAGGGGGCACCGAATTTTTATCCTTCCCTGGTCTATCAGTTCGGCGGTAATTTGTATAAAGGCACCGGTAATGATTATGGAATAGCCGGCAATCTTGGAACGGATGCGGCAATGGAAGCTTTTAAGACTTATACGGATTTCTTTACCAATTACGGATTTAATCCCAATGTGGATTTCTCCACCAGATTCCGTACCGGAGAAATGCCAATTGGTGTGATTAAGTACACCACCTACTGCCAGTTAGAGGTATTTGCTCCTGAAATCAAAGGTCTTTGGTCCTTTACCACTCTACCGGGAGTAAAAGGGGAAGATGGGGCTGTGAACGACTCCTATGTGATTGAAACGGTAAACAGTGCAATCCTGAATACATCTAAGAAAAAAGAGGCCGCCTGGAAGTTTGTAAAATGGTGGAATAATACAGAAACACAACTGCAGTATGCTAATACCGTAGAATCCGTCATGGGAACTTCTGCCCGTTATCCGGCTGCCGATCCGGAAGTTATTAAGAGGCTGCCCTGGAGTAATGCAGAGCTTACCCAAATATTGTCACAGATGCAATCCACCGTAGGAATACCGGCAGTCCCCGGTAATTATATGCTGACAAGAATGGTACTATATTCCTTTAACAATGTAGTAGCAGAAGGTGCCAACCCCAGAGAAACCCTGTACTTAAATTTGAAGACCATTGATAAGGAGATTACCAACAAGCGCAGGGAATTCCACTTATCAGTGCAGAAATAG
- the recQ gene encoding DNA helicase RecQ, whose product MIQNNKRNLALEVLKKYFGYENFRNGQETLIHSILGGRDALGIMPTGAGKSLVYQIPGIIMEGVTLVISPLISLMKDQVAALNEVGIHAAFINSSLSARQVSLALEYARQGKYQLIYVAPERLETEEFLYFALNTRISMVAVDEAHCISQWGQDFRPSYLKIVRFIEQLPKRPVIGAFTATATKEVMEDISCILKLQSPEVVVTGFDRENLYYEVRTPKDKEKEILHYIAEHPGKCGIIYCNTRNNVEELWELLLKEGVAAAKYHAGMSDTDRSRNQENFIYDRNLVMVATNAFGMGIDKSNVRYVIHYNMPKNIESYYQEAGRAGRDGEPSECILLYSGRDVEVNKFLIEKGNAGEEQDFADREIILERDMERLKKMTYYCFTKDCLREYILNYFGQYGNSSCGNCCNCLNEYEETDVTKQSMVILQCIRESGQRYGINLIIAALLGRRTAKLTATNMVNQSMYGKLASYQEGFLKQIVNKLILDEYLFVTSDKYAVVKLNRTALKVIEGEAAVILKTSKTNTEDREDGKAGSNASGKGGRLRKSEILTSRGLDLFEMLRQVRTDIAREEGMPPYIIFSDRTLTDMCVKLPFTKDEMLTVTGVGENKFLKYGEKFLKAILDFTKGSKEVLAYEPAEAEPKPEKIVRSKKLKDDFSLTKEMREAYKTEEKITISQFVDKLNDIRDESIMKRLAGVHVTAILKKEGYLLERYNPKLGRPETYPTEKGQEAGIITENRTSGNGNEYLVILYDEKAQLKLLDLIERT is encoded by the coding sequence ATGATTCAAAATAACAAAAGAAATTTGGCTTTGGAGGTGCTTAAAAAGTATTTTGGCTATGAGAATTTTCGAAATGGGCAGGAAACTCTGATACATAGTATATTGGGCGGCAGAGACGCTCTTGGTATTATGCCGACAGGAGCCGGTAAATCACTGGTCTATCAAATTCCCGGTATCATTATGGAAGGGGTAACTCTGGTAATATCGCCGTTAATATCTCTTATGAAAGATCAAGTAGCCGCTTTGAATGAAGTTGGTATTCATGCAGCTTTTATCAACAGTTCTCTTTCGGCAAGGCAGGTTAGCCTGGCTCTTGAATATGCAAGGCAGGGAAAGTATCAATTGATATATGTTGCACCTGAGCGGCTTGAAACAGAAGAGTTTCTTTATTTTGCTCTAAATACCAGGATTTCTATGGTAGCAGTGGATGAAGCTCACTGTATTTCACAATGGGGGCAGGATTTTAGACCGAGTTACCTAAAGATTGTAAGGTTTATTGAGCAGCTTCCGAAGAGGCCTGTTATCGGGGCTTTTACAGCAACAGCAACAAAGGAAGTTATGGAGGATATCAGCTGTATCCTAAAGCTTCAGTCACCGGAAGTAGTGGTAACTGGATTTGATAGAGAGAATCTTTATTATGAGGTTCGAACACCAAAGGATAAAGAGAAGGAGATTCTGCATTATATAGCGGAGCATCCGGGGAAATGCGGAATTATCTACTGTAATACAAGAAATAACGTAGAAGAATTATGGGAACTTTTATTGAAAGAGGGAGTAGCAGCAGCCAAATATCATGCCGGTATGTCTGATACAGACAGAAGCCGGAATCAGGAGAATTTCATCTATGACAGAAACCTTGTAATGGTGGCTACGAATGCTTTTGGTATGGGAATCGATAAATCCAATGTGCGCTATGTTATCCACTATAATATGCCAAAGAATATAGAAAGCTATTACCAGGAGGCGGGTAGAGCAGGACGGGATGGTGAGCCATCAGAATGCATTCTGCTGTACAGCGGCAGGGATGTGGAAGTAAATAAATTCTTGATAGAGAAGGGCAATGCCGGTGAAGAACAGGATTTTGCGGACCGTGAGATTATTCTAGAACGGGATATGGAACGGCTCAAAAAAATGACCTATTACTGCTTTACAAAGGATTGTTTGAGAGAATATATCTTAAATTATTTCGGACAATACGGTAACAGCTCCTGTGGTAATTGCTGCAACTGCTTAAATGAGTACGAAGAAACAGATGTAACGAAGCAAAGTATGGTTATTTTACAATGCATCAGGGAAAGTGGTCAGCGGTATGGTATAAATCTTATTATTGCTGCATTGCTTGGAAGAAGGACAGCAAAACTGACTGCTACGAATATGGTTAATCAGAGCATGTACGGAAAACTGGCTTCTTATCAGGAAGGTTTTCTAAAACAGATAGTAAATAAATTGATATTAGACGAATATTTGTTTGTTACTAGTGATAAATATGCAGTTGTGAAGCTTAACCGTACTGCCTTAAAGGTGATAGAGGGAGAAGCAGCAGTCATTCTTAAAACTTCAAAGACAAACACAGAAGATAGGGAAGACGGAAAAGCAGGATCTAATGCCTCCGGGAAAGGAGGAAGATTACGTAAGTCCGAGATTTTAACATCCAGAGGGCTTGACCTTTTTGAAATGCTTCGGCAGGTACGGACAGATATTGCCAGGGAAGAGGGTATGCCTCCATATATTATTTTTTCTGATAGGACACTTACCGATATGTGTGTAAAGCTTCCCTTCACGAAGGATGAAATGCTGACGGTAACCGGTGTGGGAGAGAACAAATTTTTAAAGTATGGAGAGAAATTTCTAAAAGCTATACTGGATTTTACCAAAGGAAGTAAGGAAGTCCTGGCATATGAACCGGCTGAGGCCGAGCCAAAACCGGAGAAGATAGTCCGAAGCAAAAAGCTAAAAGATGATTTTTCATTGACAAAAGAAATGCGGGAGGCTTATAAAACAGAAGAAAAGATTACAATCTCTCAGTTCGTAGATAAGTTAAATGATATCCGGGATGAAAGTATTATGAAAAGGCTGGCCGGTGTCCATGTTACAGCTATATTAAAGAAAGAAGGTTATCTTTTGGAGCGTTATAATCCCAAATTAGGGAGGCCGGAAACATATCCTACAGAGAAGGGGCAGGAAGCTGGAATTATAACGGAAAATCGCACCAGTGGAAACGGTAATGAATACCTTGTAATACTATATGATGAAAAAGCACAATTAAAATTACTTGACTTAATAGAAAGAACCTGA
- a CDS encoding diacylglycerol kinase catalytic domain-containing protein yields the protein MSGRLYDRKIIIIKRKSRLKELIYRFNTVEQARFYIEHMGSDFSDYLQEDKKYEEALMHVNLELERLGRVQVLDREFVPNFIFDPTDIVVVVGQDGLVANTMKYLDNQLLIGVNPDPVRWDGVLLPFRPSQAAEVVAECIKGNSQIQKVTMAKAELNDGQVIYGVNDLFIGQKTHVSSRYHITYGKKEENQSSSGIIISTGLGSTGWLKSILKGAAGIVRSNMPNTSGIDEIRGVQTSWDMNCLYFTVREPYESKSTGAEIVFGSVSEKMPLTITSQMPENGVIFSDGMESDYLGFHSGITARISVAEKCGHLVV from the coding sequence ATGAGCGGGCGTTTATATGATAGAAAAATCATTATCATTAAAAGAAAGTCCAGATTAAAAGAACTGATTTACCGTTTTAATACAGTAGAACAAGCGAGATTCTATATCGAGCATATGGGAAGTGATTTTTCAGATTATCTGCAAGAGGATAAAAAGTATGAAGAAGCGCTGATGCATGTAAATCTGGAACTGGAACGGCTTGGAAGAGTGCAGGTGCTGGATCGGGAATTTGTTCCGAATTTCATCTTTGATCCTACAGATATTGTTGTGGTGGTAGGTCAGGATGGGCTGGTGGCCAATACCATGAAGTACCTGGATAATCAGTTACTTATCGGTGTCAATCCGGACCCTGTAAGATGGGATGGAGTTCTTTTGCCCTTTCGGCCTTCCCAAGCAGCAGAAGTAGTGGCAGAATGTATCAAGGGAAATAGTCAGATTCAAAAGGTTACCATGGCAAAAGCAGAATTAAATGACGGACAGGTGATATATGGGGTGAATGACCTTTTTATCGGGCAAAAGACCCATGTCTCCTCGAGATATCATATTACCTACGGAAAAAAAGAGGAAAACCAATCCTCCAGCGGTATTATTATCTCCACAGGTCTTGGGTCAACCGGATGGCTGAAGAGCATTCTAAAAGGAGCGGCAGGAATAGTAAGGTCAAACATGCCAAATACTTCCGGGATCGATGAAATACGGGGTGTTCAAACCAGTTGGGATATGAACTGTCTTTATTTTACAGTCAGGGAACCTTATGAGAGCAAAAGTACCGGAGCAGAAATAGTTTTTGGAAGTGTATCAGAGAAAATGCCTTTAACAATTACATCACAGATGCCTGAGAATGGTGTAATTTTCAGTGATGGTATGGAAAGTGATTATTTAGGATTTCATTCCGGGATAACAGCGCGTATCTCAGTGGCAGAAAAGTGCGGTCATCTTGTAGTATAA
- a CDS encoding SPFH domain-containing protein, whose product MFGFRYVKFQPSQYVLKYRNGKVVREGAGLSFYYYVPQTSIVAIPMESNEVPFIFEEVTADFQTVTIQGQITYRIADYKKIAEVLNYTLDMKGNGYSSEDPKKLPQRIINIVRVLTKKSIEEMALKEAIKSSQLLAKSIKSEIAENAEISFLGIDILGVLILSVLPNRETARALEAQTREEILRSADEAIYERRNAAIDQERRVKENEFNTEIAVENKKRLVKETQLEADRVVQQKKNLQKEEQMDFETALEEKRKEFINLTVENKKAEADGKAYELAAVMKVLEGMKPEVIQSLANIDMQPSKLIAIAFQELAEKAGQIGQLNISPDLLRELMKES is encoded by the coding sequence ATGTTTGGTTTTCGCTATGTAAAGTTTCAACCGAGTCAGTATGTTTTGAAATATAGGAATGGAAAGGTTGTTAGAGAGGGAGCAGGTTTGTCTTTCTACTATTATGTTCCACAAACTTCAATTGTTGCCATTCCGATGGAAAGTAATGAGGTTCCGTTTATCTTTGAAGAAGTAACAGCGGATTTTCAAACAGTAACAATTCAAGGGCAGATTACCTACCGAATAGCGGATTATAAAAAAATAGCCGAGGTTCTTAATTATACCCTGGATATGAAGGGAAATGGCTATTCATCCGAAGACCCAAAGAAATTACCTCAACGTATCATTAATATTGTCAGAGTACTGACGAAGAAATCCATTGAAGAAATGGCTTTAAAAGAAGCTATTAAGTCAAGTCAGCTGCTTGCTAAAAGCATCAAATCAGAAATTGCGGAAAATGCTGAAATCTCATTCCTTGGAATTGATATTCTGGGTGTTCTTATCCTCTCTGTCCTGCCGAACCGGGAAACGGCAAGAGCCTTGGAAGCCCAGACCAGAGAAGAAATATTAAGAAGTGCTGATGAAGCTATATACGAAAGACGTAATGCTGCTATTGACCAGGAACGTCGCGTAAAAGAAAATGAATTTAATACGGAAATTGCTGTTGAAAATAAAAAGCGTCTGGTAAAAGAGACACAGTTGGAAGCTGACCGTGTTGTACAGCAAAAGAAGAATCTTCAAAAGGAAGAGCAGATGGACTTCGAGACTGCCCTGGAGGAAAAAAGGAAGGAATTTATTAATCTTACTGTGGAAAATAAGAAGGCTGAAGCCGATGGTAAAGCTTATGAGCTGGCAGCTGTTATGAAGGTACTGGAAGGAATGAAACCGGAGGTAATTCAATCTCTTGCAAATATTGATATGCAGCCAAGTAAGCTTATTGCCATTGCATTTCAGGAACTGGCAGAAAAGGCCGGACAGATTGGACAGCTTAACATTTCCCCGGACTTATTAAGGGAATTAATGAAAGAAAGCTGA